From Flavobacterium alkalisoli, the proteins below share one genomic window:
- a CDS encoding choice-of-anchor J domain-containing protein, which produces MREKLLITSKLLVKFLKMFSGLFHPVVPKSVLGKASFLMFFLLFAFTANAQLATETFESGIPATWAQANNAVGTTPFGISTDGYNSSTGAAFINPTAENIGAGNTAQYYLVTPLVNVSNGDQIKFYTKQGDAANHGNIYQIKVSTASQTDISSFTTTLATFTESDLSTSYGQKVVTFSGLGTAVDVYVAFVLINDQPGATPDANSWFIDNVSIQAPQVCDPVLAANFTVSSVGTQSAQLSWTHPTTSDFQIQIVADGAPPGTTGTNTGNTYSASGLAVDTDYDVYIKAVCSESESIWAGPFNLSTNILGVTCAEPIVIPDDGNTYVYAGNLNVFQNPAVTYTTQGSNCLPSAVTQNYLNGAKAFFSYTPTTSGLITLTHLITTPSTNDYGSLLVYDGCSNVGVECIAGTFNTTEGVTKVIPNLYVEAGTTYIIVASSQLTATASISFKITVSTSDCPPPAAFTYSHLLQNTVSFSWDNTNNLMSNWQYAAVPTGSAAPATGTDTTTNTDNPVTGLAAGTTYDFYVRSVCGGVPGPWSLPYKFKTQCDVFPLPYSTQFTGASATAPEACWTPLDINGDNLTWTYLGGYATIQTNTYPDLNNDMLVSPQVNFTGGMKRIRFKDRSTNGVSSYSIKISTTGIGASDFTTTVMPEMQITNTGFVERFVYLPVMTGNVNIAFVVTPGTGSVATRISIDDVYIEDAPACPDPLNLSVGTLTTSSAELSWDPGLNETEWRVVVQPIGTGVPTIEGEVATTNVNFLVDELDHSTQYEYYVRAYCNSTDQSNWVGPFNFITECGSFDVPFFEDFDNDLDTHRFCWTPVNGNGDNVVFQNFSASVTDARIQRSGFGAPPASFDDWIISPAINVVGTKELKFDYKAVVGIFFPTPRLGVEVLMSTTDTDPASFSVIMPLMEFTNTDYIEKALYINANGPVYIAFRVPPTFDTSTAFSGMQIDNVRIGEAPACPNPSAITVTNITTTSADVAWTAGFIEDQWQVVVQPVGTGVPSTGTTVDDPEYSVTTGTLTSDTHYEVYVRAYCNDTDQSEWIGPYTFKTLCDAFPSPFLETFEADSTTEQCWVIRNDNGDVNHFILNGGTNPYAGIETAGMFTGSNGENDDWLISPTITVTAGQRLRFYYRVEDSFFEEDLDILLSTTGIEPADFTTVLYSTDTDPNPLNNMEWKEKVINIPTDVIGNINIAWHIPQETPNPWGYRGQLYVIDNVMIENIPACSQPINLTLNNIADTTVQLAWESTGTETAWDVYVQPAGLGAPVGDGDPAYLTSNVTNNPYTKTGLTEASQYEYYVRAACGTGDSEWVGPFEFTTLCPLATACEYTFTITNPSSGGLSGEVQVIQNGLVVGTLDLTSSSAGATNTYTVFLCDGVEFSLLWDGIGYVPGNSANTVVTIQQGTTTIWTSPTPFGPMNDVIYEGFASCSTITCPYPTNLSVNQNGTLSWTAGGTETQWEVYIQPIGNGTLPQSGTIVDVTPTYSPVTADFDSLTAGTYEFFVRAICGEGNESFWAGPYEFVRNDSSANAIALEVNPTETCEVSAANASFYGATVSSEPMSCAGNNNGDVWYEFEATSTAHIVELIDFSGDYYASTGNPPHPNVTLTLYHVDGTTLEEMSCSYNNAIVAAYSTATVVGDTYKIRLSLNTGAADKYTFSVCVKTPNDLCAIDAVNASFENPTTEFGLLDNMMRYEVTSGWRYNMPDWDSIFYFDAYNAEGVVAYDGTQVIQLLTPNDPYDPADMVNIQGIYQDFDSSEVTQYNYSYAVSTRFQGNIIQAFAGPPSGPFVLLEEVPTTTGWQFVEGTYDVPAGQNTTRIIFRAKDNGIGILLDAVSINANNEIVTQPQELDCTEESIELEARGTGMWSADENNPTEVVFTDAASSTTTVSGLIASGDYTFYWNTRYCENTIVIANVAVDDVPEVVTPVEYCEGAPADPLTAPALAGHTLVWYTDPVGGTALAGAPTPSTTTVGTTSYYVAYANEEGCEGLRAQIDVTINEVFVPVVGFAYDAETYCMAETNPVITLDTDFTTGGTFTATPAGLTIDAATGEIDMTTSTAGTYDITYTIEAVDCNPEGTNTVTITLNPLVTPVTGFTYAESYCIAETVNPIPMTDAGFYTGGEFTSEAGLAIDAATGEIDLVNTTAGVYNVTYTVAAGDCLEAGTTTFTVTITDLAVAVVEFSYDSPSCLNSGAELVPSIAEGFTLGGTFSSTTLTVDAETGIIDLTTATQGSHDIVYTIDLDPLTCTEGGTYTTTVELTEGITPVVEFSYNSVYCYDSENPMPTTLGDFFTGGTFTSDAGLAINAATGEIDIMASTAGTYDVTYTVVMDEETCNIGGTYTTTVTITGDLSVAITQDCRGENVWLTAGSVNGTFDSNVSYVWRNESGVAVGNSSEFNVAEYYAANSSLELPLVFTITVTSGSCTGEASYTVETIMCQIPRGISPNGDGDNDTFDLTDLGVQEIVIFNRYGKKVFHQSNGYTNQWHGQDEKGNELPDGTYFYSINKSNGESITGWVYISREY; this is translated from the coding sequence ATGAGAGAAAAATTACTAATAACGTCAAAGTTATTGGTGAAATTCCTGAAAATGTTTTCAGGGCTTTTCCATCCGGTAGTGCCTAAAAGCGTATTAGGTAAAGCATCCTTTTTGATGTTTTTCCTGTTGTTTGCTTTTACAGCAAATGCGCAATTAGCAACCGAAACTTTTGAAAGTGGGATACCAGCCACATGGGCTCAGGCCAATAATGCGGTAGGTACAACACCTTTTGGTATTTCTACAGACGGATACAATTCAAGCACAGGGGCTGCTTTTATTAACCCAACAGCAGAGAACATCGGGGCAGGCAACACTGCTCAGTATTATTTGGTAACACCTTTAGTAAATGTTTCTAATGGTGACCAGATTAAATTTTATACAAAACAGGGCGATGCAGCAAATCATGGTAACATATACCAGATAAAGGTTTCTACAGCATCGCAAACAGATATTTCTAGCTTTACAACTACTCTAGCTACTTTTACAGAAAGTGATCTTAGTACATCTTACGGACAAAAAGTTGTTACTTTTTCAGGACTGGGTACTGCTGTGGATGTTTATGTTGCTTTCGTATTAATAAACGACCAGCCTGGTGCAACACCAGATGCTAACAGTTGGTTTATTGATAACGTATCTATTCAGGCACCACAGGTGTGTGATCCTGTTTTAGCTGCAAACTTTACAGTGTCATCAGTAGGAACACAATCAGCTCAATTAAGCTGGACGCATCCTACAACAAGTGATTTCCAGATTCAGATTGTTGCTGACGGTGCGCCTCCGGGAACCACAGGAACTAATACCGGTAACACTTATTCAGCTTCAGGTCTAGCTGTTGATACTGATTATGATGTATATATTAAGGCTGTCTGTTCTGAATCTGAAAGTATTTGGGCAGGCCCTTTCAACTTAAGTACAAATATTTTAGGTGTAACCTGTGCAGAACCTATTGTAATACCTGATGATGGTAATACTTATGTATATGCAGGGAACCTGAATGTTTTTCAAAACCCGGCAGTTACTTATACAACTCAGGGATCAAACTGTTTACCTTCTGCAGTAACTCAAAACTACTTAAATGGTGCTAAGGCGTTTTTCTCTTATACACCTACTACAAGCGGACTGATTACATTAACTCACCTTATAACAACTCCAAGTACTAACGACTATGGTTCGTTACTTGTATATGATGGTTGTTCTAATGTTGGAGTAGAGTGTATAGCCGGTACTTTTAATACTACAGAGGGTGTAACTAAAGTTATACCTAACCTTTATGTAGAAGCCGGTACTACTTATATTATAGTTGCTTCCTCTCAATTAACAGCAACAGCAAGTATTAGTTTTAAAATTACGGTTAGTACTTCAGATTGTCCTCCACCGGCAGCATTTACATATTCTCATTTACTGCAAAATACTGTTTCATTTTCCTGGGACAATACAAATAACTTAATGAGTAACTGGCAATATGCAGCCGTACCTACGGGTTCTGCAGCACCTGCAACAGGTACAGATACTACTACAAATACTGATAACCCGGTTACAGGTTTAGCAGCAGGTACCACTTACGATTTCTATGTAAGATCGGTTTGTGGTGGTGTACCGGGACCATGGAGTTTGCCATACAAGTTTAAAACACAGTGTGATGTTTTCCCTTTACCATACTCTACTCAGTTTACCGGAGCTTCGGCAACAGCGCCTGAGGCTTGTTGGACACCTTTAGATATCAATGGTGATAACCTTACATGGACATATTTAGGTGGCTATGCTACTATACAAACAAACACTTATCCTGATTTAAACAACGATATGCTGGTTTCTCCTCAGGTAAACTTTACAGGAGGAATGAAAAGAATACGCTTTAAAGACAGATCTACAAACGGTGTTTCCAGTTATTCAATAAAAATTTCGACTACAGGTATAGGTGCTTCAGACTTTACTACAACTGTAATGCCTGAAATGCAAATTACTAATACCGGTTTTGTTGAAAGATTTGTGTACTTACCGGTTATGACAGGTAATGTAAATATTGCTTTTGTCGTTACGCCGGGTACAGGTAGTGTAGCAACTAGAATTTCAATTGATGATGTTTATATTGAGGATGCTCCTGCATGTCCGGATCCGTTAAACCTTTCAGTAGGTACGTTAACTACATCTTCTGCGGAACTTTCATGGGATCCGGGACTTAATGAGACCGAATGGAGAGTGGTTGTACAGCCTATAGGTACCGGTGTTCCTACAATTGAAGGAGAAGTAGCAACAACAAACGTTAACTTCCTTGTAGATGAGCTTGATCACTCAACTCAATATGAATATTATGTAAGAGCATATTGTAATAGTACCGACCAGAGTAACTGGGTAGGGCCATTTAATTTTATTACAGAGTGTGGTTCTTTTGATGTGCCTTTCTTTGAAGATTTTGATAATGATTTGGATACGCACAGATTCTGCTGGACTCCGGTTAATGGCAATGGAGATAACGTGGTATTTCAAAACTTCTCGGCTTCTGTAACAGATGCAAGAATACAAAGATCCGGATTTGGTGCTCCGCCTGCTTCTTTTGATGACTGGATTATTTCTCCGGCTATTAATGTTGTAGGTACTAAAGAACTTAAGTTTGATTACAAAGCGGTAGTGGGTATTTTCTTCCCTACACCAAGATTAGGGGTGGAGGTATTAATGTCTACTACAGATACTGATCCTGCGAGCTTCTCGGTAATCATGCCATTAATGGAGTTTACCAATACAGATTATATAGAAAAAGCATTATATATTAATGCAAACGGACCGGTTTATATAGCCTTCAGAGTTCCGCCAACATTTGATACTTCTACAGCGTTTTCCGGTATGCAGATAGACAATGTACGAATTGGTGAAGCTCCGGCTTGTCCTAACCCGTCTGCAATTACAGTTACAAATATTACAACTACATCTGCAGATGTAGCCTGGACAGCAGGATTTATAGAAGATCAGTGGCAGGTTGTAGTACAGCCGGTTGGTACAGGTGTACCTTCTACAGGAACAACTGTTGATGATCCTGAATACTCAGTAACAACAGGTACACTTACTTCAGATACTCATTATGAGGTTTATGTAAGAGCGTACTGTAACGATACAGACCAAAGCGAATGGATTGGGCCATATACATTTAAAACTTTATGTGATGCTTTCCCTTCACCATTCCTTGAAACATTTGAAGCTGACTCAACTACAGAGCAGTGTTGGGTAATAAGAAATGATAACGGTGACGTAAACCACTTTATATTAAACGGTGGAACAAACCCTTATGCAGGTATAGAAACTGCAGGTATGTTTACAGGTAGTAACGGTGAGAATGATGACTGGTTAATTTCGCCAACAATTACTGTAACTGCCGGTCAGCGTTTAAGATTTTACTACAGAGTTGAAGATTCATTCTTTGAAGAAGATCTGGATATATTACTTTCTACAACAGGTATAGAACCTGCTGATTTTACAACTGTATTATATTCTACTGATACAGATCCTAACCCTCTTAATAATATGGAGTGGAAGGAGAAGGTAATTAATATACCTACAGATGTTATAGGTAATATTAATATTGCATGGCATATACCTCAGGAAACTCCAAACCCATGGGGTTACAGAGGACAGCTTTATGTTATAGATAATGTAATGATTGAAAACATACCGGCTTGTTCTCAACCAATAAACCTTACGCTTAACAATATCGCAGATACAACTGTTCAGTTAGCATGGGAAAGTACAGGTACAGAAACAGCTTGGGATGTATATGTACAGCCGGCAGGTCTTGGTGCTCCTGTAGGAGACGGAGATCCTGCATACTTAACTTCAAACGTAACAAACAATCCGTATACAAAAACAGGATTAACCGAAGCTTCTCAGTATGAATACTATGTAAGAGCTGCTTGTGGAACAGGAGATAGCGAATGGGTAGGACCATTTGAGTTTACAACACTATGTCCGTTAGCTACGGCTTGTGAGTATACATTTACTATCACTAATCCATCATCAGGAGGTCTTTCAGGTGAAGTTCAGGTTATTCAAAACGGATTAGTTGTGGGTACACTTGATTTAACAAGTTCCAGTGCCGGAGCAACTAATACGTATACAGTATTCTTATGTGATGGTGTAGAATTCTCATTACTTTGGGATGGTATAGGTTATGTTCCTGGTAACAGTGCTAATACTGTGGTTACTATACAGCAGGGTACAACTACTATTTGGACAAGCCCGACACCATTTGGACCAATGAATGATGTTATTTATGAAGGCTTTGCTTCATGTAGTACTATTACATGTCCTTATCCTACAAACTTGTCTGTAAACCAAAACGGTACGCTTTCATGGACTGCCGGTGGTACAGAAACTCAGTGGGAAGTATATATTCAGCCTATTGGTAACGGTACATTACCTCAGTCAGGTACAATAGTAGATGTTACACCTACTTATAGCCCGGTTACTGCAGATTTCGATTCTTTAACGGCAGGTACTTATGAGTTTTTTGTTAGAGCAATATGTGGTGAAGGAAACGAGAGTTTCTGGGCAGGCCCTTATGAGTTTGTTAGAAACGATTCTTCTGCAAATGCTATTGCTTTAGAAGTAAACCCAACAGAAACATGTGAGGTTTCAGCTGCAAATGCATCGTTCTATGGTGCTACGGTTTCTTCTGAGCCTATGTCTTGTGCGGGTAATAACAACGGAGACGTATGGTATGAATTTGAAGCTACCTCTACAGCACATATTGTAGAACTGATAGACTTCTCTGGAGATTACTATGCCAGTACAGGTAATCCGCCTCATCCTAATGTAACATTAACGCTATATCATGTTGATGGTACTACACTGGAAGAAATGTCTTGTTCTTATAACAATGCAATTGTTGCTGCTTACTCTACTGCAACTGTAGTGGGAGATACATATAAAATAAGATTATCACTTAATACAGGGGCGGCTGATAAATATACATTTAGTGTATGTGTTAAAACACCTAACGACCTTTGTGCTATAGATGCTGTTAATGCAAGTTTTGAAAACCCTACAACAGAGTTTGGGCTTTTAGATAACATGATGAGATATGAAGTAACTTCAGGATGGAGATATAACATGCCGGACTGGGATTCTATATTCTATTTTGATGCATATAACGCTGAAGGTGTTGTTGCTTATGACGGAACACAGGTAATCCAGTTATTAACGCCAAATGATCCTTATGACCCTGCAGATATGGTTAATATTCAGGGTATCTATCAGGATTTTGACAGTTCAGAGGTTACACAGTACAACTATTCTTATGCTGTGTCTACAAGATTCCAGGGTAATATAATCCAGGCATTTGCAGGCCCGCCTTCAGGTCCTTTTGTATTACTGGAAGAAGTACCAACTACAACCGGATGGCAGTTTGTTGAAGGTACTTATGATGTTCCTGCGGGGCAGAATACAACAAGAATTATTTTTAGAGCAAAAGATAATGGTATAGGAATTTTATTAGACGCAGTAAGTATTAATGCAAATAATGAGATTGTTACTCAGCCACAGGAACTTGATTGTACTGAAGAGTCAATTGAGCTTGAAGCAAGAGGTACAGGTATGTGGAGTGCTGATGAAAACAACCCTACAGAAGTTGTGTTTACAGATGCTGCCAGCAGCACTACAACTGTAAGCGGGCTTATTGCCAGCGGTGACTATACATTCTACTGGAATACACGTTACTGCGAGAACACTATAGTAATTGCTAATGTTGCCGTAGACGATGTTCCTGAGGTAGTTACTCCGGTTGAGTACTGTGAAGGTGCACCAGCCGATCCGTTAACTGCTCCGGCTTTAGCAGGTCACACTTTAGTATGGTATACAGATCCGGTAGGAGGTACTGCATTAGCGGGAGCTCCAACACCGTCTACTACTACAGTAGGTACTACATCTTACTATGTTGCTTATGCAAACGAAGAAGGATGTGAAGGATTAAGAGCACAAATTGATGTAACAATTAACGAGGTATTTGTTCCTGTAGTAGGATTTGCTTATGATGCAGAGACTTACTGTATGGCAGAAACTAACCCGGTAATTACTCTTGATACAGATTTTACTACAGGTGGTACATTTACAGCTACTCCTGCAGGATTAACTATAGATGCTGCAACAGGTGAAATTGATATGACAACAAGTACTGCCGGTACTTATGATATTACTTATACTATTGAAGCTGTTGACTGTAACCCTGAAGGTACAAATACAGTAACAATAACACTTAACCCATTAGTAACTCCTGTAACAGGCTTTACTTATGCGGAGTCATACTGTATCGCTGAGACAGTTAATCCGATACCAATGACTGATGCAGGATTCTACACAGGAGGTGAGTTTACTTCCGAAGCAGGTCTTGCTATAGATGCTGCAACAGGTGAGATAGATCTTGTTAACACAACAGCAGGAGTTTACAATGTTACTTATACAGTAGCGGCAGGAGATTGTCTTGAAGCCGGAACTACAACATTTACTGTAACAATTACTGATTTAGCAGTAGCAGTTGTTGAGTTTAGTTATGATAGTCCTTCTTGTCTTAACTCAGGAGCAGAGCTTGTTCCTTCTATAGCCGAAGGCTTTACATTGGGAGGTACATTCAGTTCTACAACACTTACTGTAGATGCAGAAACAGGTATTATAGACCTTACTACGGCAACACAGGGTAGCCACGATATAGTTTATACTATAGATCTAGATCCGTTAACATGTACAGAAGGCGGTACTTATACAACCACTGTAGAACTTACGGAAGGTATTACGCCTGTAGTTGAGTTTAGCTATAACAGTGTATACTGTTATGATAGTGAAAACCCAATGCCAACTACTCTGGGAGACTTCTTTACAGGAGGTACATTTACTTCGGATGCCGGACTTGCAATAAATGCGGCAACAGGTGAAATAGATATTATGGCAAGTACTGCCGGTACATATGATGTTACTTATACAGTTGTTATGGATGAGGAAACATGTAATATAGGAGGTACTTATACTACAACAGTTACAATTACGGGAGACCTTTCTGTAGCAATTACACAAGATTGTAGAGGAGAAAATGTTTGGTTAACAGCTGGTTCTGTAAACGGAACTTTTGACAGCAATGTAAGTTATGTATGGAGAAATGAAAGCGGTGTAGCAGTAGGTAACAGCTCAGAATTTAATGTGGCTGAATACTATGCGGCAAACAGCAGTCTTGAGCTTCCTTTAGTGTTTACCATTACGGTAACTTCGGGTTCTTGTACTGGTGAGGCAAGCTACACAGTAGAAACTATAATGTGCCAGATACCACGTGGTATATCTCCTAACGGTGATGGAGATAACGACACCTTCGATCTTACAGATCTTGGGGTTCAGGAGATCGTTATCTTCAACCGTTACGGGAAAAAAGTATTCCATCAGTCTAACGGATACACGAACCAATGGCACGGTCAGGATGAAAAAGGCAATGAGCTTCCTGACGGTACTTACTTCTACAGCATTAATAAATCTAACGGAGAGTCAATTACCGGATGGGTTTATATAAGCAGAGAGTATTAA
- a CDS encoding PorP/SprF family type IX secretion system membrane protein has product MKKIYITMAIAFASVFSAKAQQDPQYTQYMYTMNVVNPAYAGSKESISGGLLYRAQWVDIEGAPKTGTLSISSPVGKNVGLGLSAISDKIGPVEETNVYGDFSYTLNLGGEHRLALGLKTGVTFQNVGLFSDIGNGYVPSTSDVAFKENSSNTFFNFGTGLFYYTDKYYVSFSVPNMLKNSYLQVTDSGQERKFSSNVQHYFLSGGYVFNLSDNTKLKPSFMMKSAFDAPTSLDVALNFLFFEKFEIGGTYRLDDSVGAMVNYAITPGLRIGYAYDYITSDLNVTTTASHEVMLLFDLNFRKKVSVSPRFF; this is encoded by the coding sequence ATGAAAAAAATATATATAACAATGGCTATTGCCTTTGCATCAGTATTTAGTGCAAAAGCGCAGCAGGACCCTCAGTATACTCAGTATATGTATACTATGAATGTGGTTAACCCTGCTTATGCCGGTTCTAAAGAAAGCATTTCGGGAGGATTGCTTTACAGGGCACAATGGGTAGACATAGAAGGGGCTCCAAAGACAGGAACACTGTCAATAAGCAGCCCGGTAGGTAAAAATGTAGGTTTAGGGCTTTCTGCAATAAGTGACAAGATTGGTCCGGTTGAAGAAACTAACGTGTATGGAGATTTCTCTTATACATTAAATTTAGGAGGAGAGCACAGGTTAGCATTAGGTTTAAAAACAGGGGTTACGTTTCAAAATGTAGGCTTATTTAGTGATATTGGTAATGGTTATGTTCCTTCAACAAGTGATGTGGCATTTAAGGAAAACTCAAGCAACACCTTCTTTAATTTTGGTACAGGTTTATTCTATTATACAGATAAGTATTATGTGTCTTTCTCTGTTCCAAATATGCTTAAAAACAGCTACCTGCAGGTAACTGATAGCGGGCAGGAGCGTAAATTCAGTTCAAATGTTCAGCATTACTTCTTATCGGGAGGTTATGTTTTCAATTTATCAGACAACACAAAACTGAAGCCGTCATTCATGATGAAATCTGCATTTGATGCACCAACTTCACTGGATGTGGCCTTAAACTTCCTGTTCTTTGAAAAGTTTGAGATAGGTGGTACTTACAGGCTGGATGACTCAGTAGGCGCTATGGTAAACTATGCAATAACTCCTGGTCTTAGAATTGGTTATGCATACGATTATATAACATCCGATTTAAATGTTACTACTACGGCTTCACACGAGGTAATGCTTTTATTCGACCTGAATTTCAGGAAAAAAGTATCTGTTTCACCTCGATTCTTCTAA
- a CDS encoding OmpA family protein: protein MKKLYIAVGLLMALQGYSQSKETLKADALFENSRYTVAIEEYLQLANSNKADAYVYKQLADSYYAVFNMDEAAKWYAKAVETKQDAETYYRYAVALKTQGKYAEANKQMDTFAAMMPNDQRAVLHKANPDYIPSLNSQNKMFDATALDVNSKDKGDFGAVLSNDNILYFVSARNTSATDDYGQPYIDIFSSVKNADGSFSEAVAVSELNTRFHDGPVAVSAEGNTVYFARDGHAEGQYTKGKKVKLAQIGLYKATKVDGKWQNITALPFNSTSYSVGSPSLSADGKTLYFASNMPGGLGDTDIWKINVNSDGTYGIPVNLGKDINTPGKENFPFITDDNILYFSSVSRPGYGGFDIFKADLTKGGEAVNLGKPINSEKDDFSFSFNTKQNVGYFSSNRSGVDNIYTANPVCRVEALTTVTDVKTGKVLADAKVAILDNAKNSIETKQTGTDGKASYDVECDTDYVLEVSKTGYEPATIAFAKTGEKIVMVEAALRPVNELIKETHIELADINFEFGKSNITREGAKELDKLVEIMNDYPEMVILVKSHTDTKGSADFNMKLSEKRAQATVSYVISKGISKDRISGKGYGESEPKVNCGEKCTDEQNAQNRRSEFLIVKK from the coding sequence ATGAAAAAATTATATATAGCAGTAGGGTTGTTAATGGCATTACAGGGATATTCGCAATCTAAGGAAACCCTGAAAGCCGATGCCCTTTTTGAAAACAGCCGTTATACTGTTGCCATAGAAGAGTACCTTCAGCTTGCTAACAGCAACAAGGCAGATGCTTATGTATACAAACAGCTTGCAGATAGTTATTATGCTGTTTTTAATATGGATGAGGCTGCTAAATGGTATGCAAAGGCAGTAGAAACAAAACAGGATGCAGAAACATATTACAGATATGCTGTGGCATTGAAAACACAAGGAAAATATGCAGAGGCAAATAAGCAGATGGATACTTTTGCAGCGATGATGCCTAATGATCAGAGAGCGGTTTTACACAAAGCTAATCCTGATTATATCCCTTCACTAAACAGTCAGAACAAAATGTTTGATGCTACGGCATTAGATGTAAACAGTAAAGATAAAGGTGATTTTGGGGCAGTATTGTCTAACGATAACATACTTTATTTTGTAAGCGCCAGAAATACATCGGCAACAGACGATTATGGTCAGCCTTATATAGATATTTTCAGCTCTGTGAAAAATGCTGACGGTTCTTTCTCTGAAGCTGTAGCGGTATCAGAACTTAATACCCGTTTTCACGATGGACCTGTAGCGGTAAGCGCTGAGGGCAATACGGTTTATTTTGCACGAGATGGCCATGCAGAAGGGCAGTATACAAAAGGTAAAAAAGTAAAACTTGCTCAAATAGGTTTATATAAGGCGACTAAGGTAGATGGCAAATGGCAAAACATCACGGCGCTTCCTTTTAACAGTACTTCATATTCTGTAGGAAGCCCAAGCCTTAGTGCAGATGGCAAAACATTGTATTTTGCGTCAAACATGCCGGGTGGTTTAGGTGATACAGATATCTGGAAAATAAATGTTAACAGTGATGGTACTTATGGTATACCAGTTAATCTTGGTAAGGATATAAATACACCGGGTAAAGAGAATTTCCCTTTTATTACAGATGATAATATTCTTTATTTCTCATCGGTTTCACGTCCGGGTTATGGAGGTTTTGACATTTTCAAAGCTGATCTTACCAAAGGAGGTGAAGCTGTAAATTTGGGTAAACCGATTAACAGTGAAAAAGACGATTTTTCTTTCAGTTTTAATACAAAGCAAAATGTAGGATATTTTTCGTCAAATCGTTCAGGCGTAGACAATATTTATACTGCAAACCCAGTTTGTAGGGTAGAAGCTCTTACAACTGTTACAGATGTAAAGACAGGAAAGGTTCTTGCCGATGCAAAAGTGGCAATACTTGATAATGCTAAAAATAGTATAGAAACAAAACAAACAGGAACAGATGGTAAAGCTTCTTATGATGTGGAGTGTGATACTGATTATGTTCTTGAGGTTTCAAAAACAGGTTATGAGCCCGCAACAATAGCTTTTGCCAAAACAGGCGAGAAAATAGTTATGGTTGAGGCAGCTCTTAGGCCGGTTAATGAGCTTATTAAAGAAACGCATATTGAACTTGCCGATATCAACTTTGAGTTTGGTAAGAGTAATATAACCAGAGAAGGGGCTAAAGAGCTTGATAAGTTAGTTGAAATAATGAATGATTACCCGGAAATGGTAATTCTTGTTAAGTCGCATACCGATACTAAAGGTAGTGCAGATTTTAACATGAAGCTTTCTGAAAAAAGAGCTCAGGCAACTGTTTCTTATGTTATTTCTAAAGGGATAAGCAAAGACAGGATTTCCGGAAAAGGCTATGGTGAATCTGAACCAAAAGTTAATTGCGGGGAGAAATGCACAGACGAACAGAATGCTCAAAACAGGCGTTCGGAGTTTCTTATCGTGAAGAAGTAG